Within Cellulophaga sp. L1A9, the genomic segment GCATTCTTTTCGGCTACAGATTGTATTCCCGCAAGGGCTTTACTCGCCATTTCATTATCACCAAAGAGTTCTAAAATGCCCGATACAATAATAATATTTGGCTCAAAATTGATTTTCGTATACGTTTCCGGGTCAAAACAATCAAAATCTGTAAATCGTACGTTCTTATAACCTTTACTGTCAATAACTTTCTGTCCTATCTCAATATTCTCTTTTACAAATTCATTGATTACAATTTCTGCCTCAGGGTACTTATCTTTAATATCAAAAAGGTAATTTCCGGTACCACCTGCAACGTCCAAAATTTTAATCGTACGGCCTTCTTTTATCAAGTGCGCTATATTCTTCTCTAGAAGTTGTAATAAATGCTGCTTTCGTATTCTAATACCTCTCCAGCCTATTGCTTCTAGGTAATTTTTATCCATCATGGTTCCAAAACCTAATTTTCCTTTTGGTTCATTATGATACACATAATCTAGAGATGCTCCAGAATCAAAACCATGTTTTAGACCAATAGCCATTCCATTACTAATTTTTCCAATTTTACTCAAAGACCATTTTTGGAATTTGAAATTAAGATTATTACCTTCTTTATTCTGAAGGCTTTTATGTTCTACCATTGAAAATTGATCTGGCTCAAGGCTAAGCTTTTTCTGAGGGTGGTTAAAGCTTTTTACCGCAAAAGCTTTGATTTTATCATAGACAACTTCTTTTTTAGTTTCAAACAAAATACCGTGAAAAAAGTCGGGTAAAACTTCAAGCTCCTTTAAATTTGTATCTAACTTATCAAAGAATATTTTTTGATCTTTATTAAATACTACTTTGTCTTTTTCCGCAGACAAAATAAGGGTTGGCGTATCTATAGCTTCTGCATCTTCTACTAAACGCTTACCCGCATCCGCTAAATCTATTAATAATTTTGCATCAATAGATCTTGTAATTAACGAATCGGTATCATAGGCCTTCTGCTGCGCTACATCATGCGTAAGCATTGTAGACTTTACGTAACTTTTTATAACCAACTCTTTATTTAATTTAGTTCCAAGCGTAATCATTTCGTTTGCTAGAGGAACAATGAGGTTGATTCTAAAAGCTGGCGCAAGCAATGCCATTCCTGCAATATTTGGCGCATAATCATGAACCCAAGCAGAAGCAATGACCCCGCCAATACTGTTGGCTATAACAAAAATATCATTACTCGGTATAGTGTATGTTGATTTTAAATAGTGCGCAAAAGCATCTAAATCTCTTACATAATCCATAAAAACAGAAGAAGTCGCTGTCTTCGTATGGCCATGACCACGAAGATCAAAAGCAAAAATATTGTATTCTGAAAACTGAGAAGAAGTAGCAATATCATTTAAACGCTCAGAATGCTCATGACCACGGTGAATGATGATAACACTCTTTTGAGATGGTTTGAAATTCCATTTACGATAAAATATTTCGCTTCCATCAAAACTATTAAAATGTCCATTGCTCATATATTGATTGTCTTTAAAAAATCCTGTACATAGCGATGTATTACAGCATTTTTGTGGGTGGTTTTTATTTTTACTATTGCTTCGTCTAAAGGTAAAGATAGAATATTTTTTACAACAAGAATTCCTATAAATGTACTTCTACTAAGCCCCATAGTACAGTGAATTAGTATTTTTCCGTCTTTAGGCAATTCCTTGTAATGTGTTGTTATTTCTAATACGATTCTTTTAATTTCCATAGCATCGAAAGCTCCGATATCCAATAAGGGAACAGCATGATATTGACAATTTTGTTTGATTGCTTTATTTTCTTCCAATTCTGCCGAAAAATCATACACTAAAGTGTTCTTGTTGCCTGTAAAATTTTGATATTCCGAATGATCAAGTCTTGACGAAATATAAAGATTTGGAATAAGCATAATGGGCTTTTTATTTTTCCTTAAAAATTTCCAGAAAAACCAATAGATTGCTAGATAAGGTGAATACAGTACTTTTTTATACCATGGAATAGCACCTAACTGATCCTTTAAAAAATGGACATTATTCTTCTGATAATTATAGCCCACCATAAACAACACAAGGGCAGGCCAAAATAAAATTAGCCCAATAGGATGTCCATATTCCACAACAACGAGCGTTAGTAATAGTATCGTCCATCCACCAAGAAAATAATAATTAGCAAGGTGAAAATTTCTTAATTGAAAATTAGTACCCTGTGCAGGAAAAACTATAAAACTTATTTGTGCTAAAACAGCTCCGGTAACAACATCAAGTAAATGATGTTGATAGGTGGTGAGTGTGGAAAGACCTAATAATACGAGCCATACTGCTGCCACATGTCGCCACGAATTTTTCAAATTTCTAAAGACCGACCAAAATACAAAAGCAAAAGCGATATGTAATGAAGGAGCTTCGTTATAAGGAGAATCTACTTTTTTAATAAATTGAAAGAAAAAATCGAATAAAATAGGAGTCGTCTCTGGCTTTACAAATGAAAATTTTAAAGGAAATAGTAGAAAAAATATTCCTGAAACCAGACAAATAAAGAGTATTCGCTTTGTCAATACCCTAAGCTCTTCCATTGTTTTACAAAGAAAAAAGACTAGGATAAAGAATACCCCACTAGTCATATAAGGTACAACCGTCCAAGAAACAAAAGGAATATACTTCTCTATACTAAAAACAAATGAAGGCACGTAATCTAACGTTGACGCATACCACGCATTCACATTATATAGCACACTAAATACCAAAGTGCAGAGCGCCGCAAGCTTTATTCTTGTGCCTAACGCTATTCTTGCTTCATCCATTTGGCTTTTTTAAACATAATAAGATTAAGAATAGGCGCGGGGAGTATGGATAAGAATGTCATCATCCATTTCATTTTTACAGGAAAAATAACTAACTTATTTTTAGCATCAATAGCGGCTACAATTTTTTTTGTAGCGACATCAAGCGGCACTAAAAAAGGCTTTTTACTCAAATCGTTGTTATTTAACTCTCTTAATTTTAAGGTATCAATGTATCCCGGAGCAATAGTAGTTACTGAAATTCCAAACGGTTTTAATGCTCTATGATAAGCATCGGCAATTTGAATTACTGAACGTTTTGTTTTCGTATAAAGACTAGAATTTTTATAATCTAAAATACCGGACACAGATGCAATTACCACAATATGACCAATTTTCTGATGCAGCATAGCAGTTCTTGCCACTTCAAAGCAATTAGTAGCTCCTAAAATATTGGTTTTAAGCATTTGTGCAGCATCTTCATACGAAATTTCACCAGCTACATCTTCCGCATAACTACCTGTGCAATTTATAAAAAGGTCCAGATTTTCAGTTTCAGTCAGAAAAGTATGTACAGTTTTTTTTAATGAGGACATTTCGCAAACATCTGCCTGATACGCAGCTACATTTGAAGGTTTATTTTCTAGAATTTTATCTAAATTTCTACCACAAACAGCCACACGATACCCTTTAACGCTATAATGTAGCGCTAATGAATATCCAATTCCAGAGGTTCCGCCGGCAATAAAAACATTCATATTTGGTAGGCTATTTTTATGAATTTATAAATGTAAGTTTTTCACGGCAATTAATAGAATTACTTTTCTTTTTGAATACTCTTCATGGTTTGCTGATAGCCGTAATCCCATTGTTTATCCATATCATTTTTAAAATCTTCGTAGGTTTTAGGATATTTAAAACAAATCTCGAAGTTCTTCCAATCTATACTTTTTTTGATGTAATGTCCTACTAAATCTTTCTTTATATGAATGGTATCAATTTGAAAATTACTGGCATGATTTTCAATTTCCTGTAATCGTTGGTTGCCACTATACCCAAGAACTGCGCGTACCAGCGCTTCTTCAACTGGACTGTAAGACTGTTTTTTTTCTATAATTACCGTTTTAGCTAGATGTTTAGCCAATTCAATAGGAATTAAATCAACAGCTCCTCCTGCAAAGTACGTATCCTCTAAGTACACTGGAGCTACGTAAAACATATCTGAAACAGAAATCCGTGCACTAACCAACATAGAGAGATTTGTTTTAATCTTTATGGATGCTGACACTGCACTATTTGTATAATTTTCGGAATTGATAGTAATTGCATTTAGGTCAATTTTACTTGCCGTTTCTTTATCTGTAAAAATCACTTTCTGATATAACTTTTCACCTTTTCTTTTTTGTCCTGTAAGTTTAGGATCAAAAAGAATTTGGGAACCTATAAAAAGTGTAGGTGTTTTTTGAGAAAACATTGTTGCTGTTAATTGCGGAAAATCTTTGGAAAAATCCTGAGACACATCTGCTAGGTATTTATGGAATACATCTTCCATAAGAGGTGCATTCTTTTTAGATAACAATTTCTGGAGTGAAAGAAGTCCTATTCTCGACAACTTCTTCTCTTTTGTTAGCCGATCTTTTGTTGCAAATTGATAGTATTCTTCCGATTTTAAATATTCCTTACGGGATTGGTTATCTGGAAAAGTAGTTATCACTGTTGCCGCAAAAGCACCTCCGCAAGTTGCAATAAGAACATCTGGTTTCATCTGCAACTCTTCTAATGCCGCATACATCCCAAGATATATCATTAATCGTGTGCCTCCTCCTGAAAGTATAAAAGCATTATTAAATTTATCTTCCATGGCTTAGCTTTTCAATAATAACGGTAGTACCCAAAAGAAAATAGGAGCATTAAAAATAAGACTATCCATTCTATCCATAAGTCCGCCATGCCCAGGCAGTAATTCGCCAGTGTCTTTCACGTTTGTTTTTCGTTTTAATAGGGACATAAAAACATCTCCAAAAAAACCTGAAATACCCAAAACAAAACCTAAAATCGCATGAATTAAAATGGTGGAAGGCAAAAGAAAATATCCTAAAATAATACTCAGTAGCATGGTGATGATTACCCCTCCGATAACACCTTCCCAAGTCTTATTGGGACTAATTTTAGGCATCACCTTATGGTTTCCAAAAAGCTTGCCCATAAAATATTGAAAGACATCATTTAATTCTGTAATAACAACTAAATAAACAAGCGCTTTTATTCCAAAAGCACTCTCTCTTAGATACAACAAATGTGGAAAAACAAGAAGACTTAAGCTTAGCCCTAAAACAATGCCAATACCTTGCTTTACGCTGACTTTCTGCATTAGAAAATAGAGAGAAAACATCGTTAAGAAAGCTATAGCATACAAGAAATAACGCTCAAAACTAAAAAAATAGATTAATGAAAATTGTACAATCCCTAGGATTAAAGCGGTAACAAGAAGGTTTGTCTTTATTTGAAACATTCTTAAGAATTCATAGAAAACCTGGTATCCAATCCAAGAAATAAAAAGTTTCATTGTTATAGAACTGGAAATAGATAAGGCAAAAACTGAAATAATATAACCCCATGTTTTTACCCTTAGCGGAACGTCAGAAAATTTATTTTCAGAATTGTTTACTTCAAGCTCCATGCAATGCTTTCTTAAGACGCGTAAAAGTACTAAGTACGAGCAATACTATAATTATTCCAAAAATGTATTTAGAATAACTCGAAAGGTTAACACCAAAGAATAGGAGTAGGCCATAAATACTTAAAAAGAAAGCACGATCACTTTTCCCCATCGGTCCGTCATTTCTACGTTCTTTTCCTATTACTTTTCCTAATACTCCTGCAAATTCATTAATGATACTTAATAAGATAAATACAATGATGATATAAAAACTCTCTGGTTGAAATTTCATCAATGGAAAGAAAATAATAACATCAGAAACTAAATCCCCCATTTCATTTAAGACCTCACCTAAGGGACTGGTTTGATTAAATTTTCTAGCCATCATGCCATCCAAGGCATTTAAAGCCATTCGCAACAGCAGTCCAATGGGTAAGCTTAAGAAAAACCAGTGTACCCTATCTGCGTTCCAGAACAATACTCCAATAACAAGAGATACTAAAATGGATGCTATCGTAATTTGATTTGCGGTTACATTACATTTGTGCAAAAAAATTAAAACAGGATTTAGAAGTTGTTGAAATTTGGGTTTTAATTTATAAATGGAAATCATGTAAGCTGCTTTTTTTCTACATTATATTCCAAATCTAAGTCTTTTTATTAGAAGTTTCTCTATATCATTGACTGCGCTAAAAAATACCAAGACAAGTTTTTTAAGAGGGATCAATTCTGAAATGAGACCCTATTTTTTTTAGCTAAACTAATTAACGAAAAAATAAAAGTCCAAAAAATGACTCAGATAGATTGATTATCTTGCGGCGTTTTTAATACCCATAAAAAATGAATGCAAAGGACTTAGTAGACTTACAAAGAGCGAATGAATCTTTGTTTGAAATAGATGCTAATTTAAACCGATTGGTTAAAAAAATTGAGTTATTAAGTTATTTAAATCCGTTAAATACAGAAAAGGAAAAACAACGTTTTTTTGCTTCAAAATATACTGAAGATCCTATTCTTAAGTATCCAAAAATAAAATTTCATCCCTATAAATTACACCGAATGTTGTTTTCGCAACGTTTGGAGCGTATTACAGATCAAAAGGTACAAAAGCTTTATCAAGATATCATTTATTACTATTCTAACATGGCGCAATGCATACAAACCATTGGTGAACCTAAGAAATTTTACTATAATTCATTACGACTATACGGAACGCCAACAGAGAAAGATGTACAAAACGCACAATTTATTTTGCACCACTCTAATGAAGCAGAAAGAGCTGATATGGAAAAAATCTATTCACCGGATGACGCTAAGGCTTATTTTGATGAATTTTCTAAGTTGTATGACTTTCCTTTAAACATAAAATTATCTACGGCTATTGCTGCAGATGCTATGGTAAGCAATAGCACACAAACCTTACTAATAAAGAAAAATACGAAGTTTAGCAAAAACCAATTATTAACATTGGCAAATCATGAAATTGGAGTGCATTTAGTTACCACATACAACGGAATTGAGCAACCTTTAAAGATATTTTCAAATGGTTTTCCTCGTAACGTAGAGACCCAAGAGGGGCTTGCTGTTTTCAGTGAATACATGAGTGGAGCGCTAACGCTTGAAAGACTCAAGACATTAGCATATAGAGTATTAGCTAGCGATAGTTTAATCAAAGGTTACAGCTTCTCAGATACTTTTGATTTGATACATGGCAGCTACAAACTTAATAGAAATGATGCTTTTAACATCACCATGAGAGTACACCGAGGTGGTGGATTTACAAAAGACAGGTTATACCTAAGTGGATTAAAAAAAATCTACAAACGCCACCAAAGAGGCGAAGGAATGGACACATTATTGACAGGAAAAGTAACTATGGATTATGAAGCTGACATTGTAAATCTTCAAAATTTAGGATTGGCCAGCCCTATAACCCATAGAAATATTGCTTTTAAGGAAAATAAGAATGAGAACACAACACTCGATTTTATTTTGAATCACTTAAAATAGCGTGTAGTAGCCTATAAACTTATACTGCGTTCTTTTGGATGTTTTACCTGAAATGAAAATTGGTGTTTGCTTTCTTGCTTTGAGGCTAAATTTAGCTCCCAAGTAAGCAAGCCCTTTTCTTCATCATAGTTAGCATCATTGACAATAACATCTTCGATTTTAATTTCTTTATTGGCTGAAACAGGAATACGGTCCATTAAAATTAGTTTTACCGCTTCCGCTTTATTATTTTTCACTTCTAAATTGTAAGTTCTGTCCACAATTCTATTACTTCCAGTAAAAGATTTACTCTTAAAGTTTTTATCTTGTTTTCTAGTTACAGAAATGGAGGCATCAATGCCTAAAGAAACTGTCATTTCTTTGTTTATAGCATAAGGATCAATGGTAGTTTTCCCGGCATAGCCACCATTAAAGTAAATATTAGCTTCACCTGGAAGCAGGTTTAATTTCTCCCAATCTTTGAATCTAGCCGTAAGAAAAACATTTTCATTAATTATTGGAGCTGCAAAAAACTCATAGACCGCATCAAGCTTAAATGTGTTAATTTCTATTGCCGTAATATCCCCATCACTTACTATGGTATATGGACTTTTAATTACAAATTTGGTACTGGTTACATTATCCTCTGTAAAACTCTTATTCGTGGTAATTACGATAACTCCGTTTACAGCTCTAGAGCCATAAATTGAAGTTGCAGAGGCATCTTTTAAAACTTCTATGTTTTGTATTTCATTAGCATCCAAATCACCCTCTTCAAATCCTTCCATCGGAACACCATCAATAATATACAAAGGTTGTGTAGCCTCTGTAACTCTAGAGACTCCTCTAATACTAACTCCGGATACGCGCCCTTTTAGAACGCTGCTCATGTCGCTATTTTGCGTTCCATACCCAACAACTACAACTTCATCTAAGGCTGAGGAGTCTTCTTGTAATCGAGCATTAATAATGGAGGAGTAAATAGGTACTTCATCTTGTTCAAATCCTATGTAAGAGAACACTAACTCTTGACCACTACTAATTTTTAGTTTATACTTCCCGTCTAAATCAGTTTGTGTACTCACAGCGGTTCCCTTGATAATTACAGTACAACCCGGCAATACCTGTCCTGAAGCATCTGTTACAATACCGGTAACCGTTCTCACCGTTGGGTTATAAGAATACTTGTGTTTTTTTGAAGGTGTGTTGTAATTTTTACGCATTCCAAAATTCAGATAATCAGTGGCTAGCTCTGGTTTAATAGAAAAATTATTAGGATTCCCTGTTGAGAGCGTTATGGCAACATCTTCCCAATCTGCACCAGTATGTTGATACACGTGTGCTTTGTAGGTTAACCGTATAGGGTCATTAATCTTGTTAGATTTTAAATCATAATTCGGAATCCATCCGGCATCAGATACATTATATTTTAATTCTAAATTCAATTGTACGCCAATAGGAGTTTCAAATAGAATACTTATTTCTCCTTTAGGTTCAGAAGGTGTCGCATTTAATTCAAGGTGTTGTTTTTCAACACGTTGCAAGTCTTCACTTAAAACATTTATTTTAATAATCGTAGTGTATATTTCATTCTTAATTGCTGTAATTCGCTCTCTATAATAGGTACTTATTTGCTTTACTTTTTCTAAATCTACAGCTTGATGTTCTGAATTGAGCAAACGGTTGCCATTAATAACTTTCTCTTCTTCTTCTAAACCTAATATTAGATTTTTAAGCAAACTTATTTCTAATTCGGTAGCTTTTATAGCTGTAGTTAATGCGGTAGATTCTTCATTTGAAACCTTGGCGTCTAAATAATTTATGTCATAAGAAATAGACAAAATAGAAGCTCCTTTTAGTCCTGAAATTTGAATGCTGCTTTCATCAATTTTAGGAGATAACCCATTAAAAATAACTTCCGTAGTACCTTCTTTCAATTGAAAATTAGAAGTTCTTGAAACCTCTGCACTATTTAAAAATACGGTAACCGATTTTATTTTAGAAGGTGTTTTATCTGCTGCTAATAGGGTGATAGGAAAGAAAATAAGAAATAGCACTACATGTTTCATGTTGTGTTGGTTTTAGATTTAAAGTAAACCTAACCAGAACCAAACATAACTTAAAGGGGCGTTGAGTAAGCTTCTTTTAGAACTTAGTAAACGCTACTTCTTACTGAGTAAAGCTATTATTCTAGAAACTTAGCTTTTAATTCAGCAGTGGGTATCATACAAGCGTCCTGTTTACCGTACCATTTGTATCTATTTTTAGCAACATAATCATAAATAGTGTCTCTAAATTTTTCTGGAATCCATTCCAATACAGATAATAATGACCATAAACCCCCAAAGGATTTTCCAATATTTAATGCCGCTGTAGATTTAGTGTAATACGCAATTCCCGGTTCTATTAAAATTATAGAGTCTACCACTGTAGTGTCTATGTGTCTTTCTTTAGCCAGTTTTTGTCCTATTTCACTTTGTAATGATGCAAAACGGAATTCGTCTTTCTTATCGTACTTAATAATTGTATGTATTGAAGAGTTACACAAATTGCAAACACCATCAAAAAGAACAATCTTATGAAAATCATTTACTTGCATACGTTTATTATATCAATCTAAATTTTACTCAAAGATAGTGTATGGGGATATATTTTTTATATCCAAAAAAGGTCAATTAAAAAAAGACCACACACCAACTAGGTTTGTAGTATTCAAAGTATTGAAAACGAAATTGAATTATATATAATCTTACAGTTATAACGAATTTAAAAAACTTCCTAAATCAATATCTTTATCTAAACTTAATTTCTTTTTTAACCGGTATTTAGACTTTAAAATGCTGTCTGGAAGCACATTAAATATTGCTGCTATTTCTTTAGTAGATAAATTCATTCTTAAAAAGGCAGCAAGTCTAATTTCCTTTTCCGTAATATCTGCATAAATTCCTTTTAGCTTAATATCAAAATCATTATGAACATCTGCAAAGTAGGATTTAAACAACTCCCAATCTTTGTCGTCTGAATTTTGTTTTTTTAGAAGAAGAAGAATTCTTCTAAACTGTAATTTAAATTTATCAGGATCATTTTTTAATTCCTTTAAATCTTCAATTAAATCTTGATTAAAAGTGTTTTTTTGTGCTAAATGAACCGTCAAGCTTGCCAACTCTTTTTGTTTATATTCGATTTCTTTTTTGTACAGAAGATCGAGCTTTTTTTGATTTGATTTACTTTTTCTCAGGCGTTGTCTAAAAATAAAGAACAGTAATATTGACAAGGAAACCCCTGAAAACATTCCTCCAGCATAAAGACTTTTGGTTAAAGTATCTACTTTAGATTTATGTTGTAAATTCTCTATTTCTTCTTTATTTAAGGCGAGTAGTATTTGTTTGTTTTCAGTCTCATAGATAGTTTTTAACTCCTCAATTTGCTGTATTTTTTTATGGTTAAAAATGCTGTCTTTAAATGTTTGATGTGCTTTTAAATCATGCAATGCCATTTGAGGGCTTTTTAAAATTTCATAGGCACTAGATCTAAGTTTATAGCTTTCCATTAAATAATCTAAACGCATGGAAGGTGTCGATTTATTAATAGCTTCATCTAAAAATGAAATTGCTTTATCAGGATCATTTAAATCCATATGCAAGCGCCCTAGTTCTATAAGAACTGCAATATGATTATAAGTAAGACCTTCTTTGATGTGAAAATATAAACTCTCTCCTAAATACGCCTTAGAAGCTTCAAAATTTTTCATTTCTCTATACGTTGAACCTATATTGGTATACACCATAGCTTCATTTGATTTAAGTCCAAAATTTTTAGCAATTTCTAAACTCTTAAAAAAATACTCTAAAGCCGTATCATAGTCTTTTAATGCCGCCAAAGAGGTGCCAATTTGCAAATACATATTAGCTTGCCAAATGTTATCATTAACCGCTATATATACTTCTAAAGCTTGATTATAATAGGGTATAGATTCCTCGTAATTTCCTGTATTGTATTGTATTTCTCCTAATCTAGCAATAATATCCGCCCTAGAAAGCGGATCTGCATTTAAAGAATCTATGCTCTTTAATGCTTGTATGTACAATTGCTGAGAGCGTTTAAATTGCCCATTGCTTAAATACACGCTAGCTATATTTCCTAAACAAATATTTACCAGCTCCACTTCCTTATTCTTCTTGAATAGAATTTTAGCTTCTTCAAGCATTTCTAATGCTTCACTTTTTTCTGCATCTAAACGCTTAATATCGGCCAATTCTAATAAGCTTTTTGCATAAAAAACCTCTTCATTTAGCTCTTTTGAAAGTGTCATTGCTATTTCATGATACTTCACGGCAGCATCTAGTTGGTGTAATGCCCGGCAACTAATTGCAGATTGATAGATCGCTTTAAGTTGTTTCTTCTTATTCTTAATTGTATTCGCAATTTTATAGGCTTGCAAAGAATACTTCAAAGAGGTTTCAGGATTATTATAAAGTAAAATTAAATACAGCGCTTCAAGGGTTTCTATTTTATCGATCGGATTGCTTTTACCCTTTAAAACTTTTTCTAAACTATCTACTTTCCTTTCTATTTGTCCATAAGAAATTGCAAAGAAAAGTATGGTAAATACCATTATAAAAACTTTCATAACTAGAATTAAACAATTTATAGTTGGAATAATTTAAATAATAGGGGGAGTATATTTTTCATTCTGAAGTTCTAAGATAGCGGTTATATGCTTTATAATTAAATAAAACATCGGAAACCCTTTTGAACAAATGTCCTTTTCTTACGCTTAAAACCATCTAAATCATGGCAACAAAAAAAATCGTAATACACTGTAATTAATAGCCGTAGGAGGTTATTAGACGGTAGCTTTATAGCAGTCATTTTAAGA encodes:
- a CDS encoding thiol-disulfide oxidoreductase DCC family protein, whose protein sequence is MQVNDFHKIVLFDGVCNLCNSSIHTIIKYDKKDEFRFASLQSEIGQKLAKERHIDTTVVDSIILIEPGIAYYTKSTAALNIGKSFGGLWSLLSVLEWIPEKFRDTIYDYVAKNRYKWYGKQDACMIPTAELKAKFLE
- a CDS encoding tetratricopeptide repeat protein; this translates as MKVFIMVFTILFFAISYGQIERKVDSLEKVLKGKSNPIDKIETLEALYLILLYNNPETSLKYSLQAYKIANTIKNKKKQLKAIYQSAISCRALHQLDAAVKYHEIAMTLSKELNEEVFYAKSLLELADIKRLDAEKSEALEMLEEAKILFKKNKEVELVNICLGNIASVYLSNGQFKRSQQLYIQALKSIDSLNADPLSRADIIARLGEIQYNTGNYEESIPYYNQALEVYIAVNDNIWQANMYLQIGTSLAALKDYDTALEYFFKSLEIAKNFGLKSNEAMVYTNIGSTYREMKNFEASKAYLGESLYFHIKEGLTYNHIAVLIELGRLHMDLNDPDKAISFLDEAINKSTPSMRLDYLMESYKLRSSAYEILKSPQMALHDLKAHQTFKDSIFNHKKIQQIEELKTIYETENKQILLALNKEEIENLQHKSKVDTLTKSLYAGGMFSGVSLSILLFFIFRQRLRKSKSNQKKLDLLYKKEIEYKQKELASLTVHLAQKNTFNQDLIEDLKELKNDPDKFKLQFRRILLLLKKQNSDDKDWELFKSYFADVHNDFDIKLKGIYADITEKEIRLAAFLRMNLSTKEIAAIFNVLPDSILKSKYRLKKKLSLDKDIDLGSFLNSL